A stretch of DNA from Falsibacillus albus:
CCTTTAATGTTGCTCCAAGCCAGTCAGTTTTGGCCTTGGCGGGGATAAATAACAAGCGAAGGGCAGGGTATTTGAAATGGGGCCTCATTCCTCACTGGGTAAAGGAAGGGAAACAGTGGCGTCCCATTATTAACGCGAGGGCTGAAAAGCTTGAAGAAAAAGCAAGTTTTAGGGGCTTGGTTGAAAAAAAGAGAATCATCCTGCTGGCAGATGGTTTTTACGAATGGGGCATGCATGAAGGAAAAAAGCAGCCATTTCGGTTCATAGCGAAAAACCAAAGTCTGTTTGCATTTGCCGCATTGTGGGACAAAAATGGAGGCCAATCGACCTGTACCATCATCACTACTGGTGCGAATGAAGAGGTTTCCTCCATTCATGACAGAATGCCAGTCATCTTTCTGGGTGAAGATCAGATATCAAAATGGCTGAGTGAAGAACCATATGAAAATGTCAAATCATTGTTGAAACCGTTGCCGGATGATGAAATGACCATATATCCGGTGTCCTCAATGGTCAATTCACCCAAAAATAACAATGAATCATGTATTGAAAAAATAGCATTATCTTAAGACTATGATGGATTGCTATATAAAAAATGAGTAACGACAAAATCAGACAGCTATTGCAGTTCGAATTGGGGTATAATATAGTCAAACGGGTGAAAAAGAGGATTGATATTTTGCTGCTGAAAAGCCTTGAGTTCAAAACAACGGATGGACAGAAGGTAAAGATTATCGATATTCCAGTATTGGAGGAAGATAGCCCGCTAAAATTCAAAGTAAACGTAAGGTTGGAACTGTTTATGAGGAAAATCATTTCTCGAGACGAGCCAAAAAAAGTTTACTCTTTGAGGGAACATTTGAAGAAGACGTTAAAGTGGACTGAATACGAACAAATTTATCGAGCTTCGGAATTAAAAAACAATGCTTAATAAGCTTTATTTTAACCAGATCCAGGCTGCTGCTGGATCTTTTTTTGTAGATCGGGAAATATCTTGATAAAATGGTTTAAATGCTATTGAATTAAAGATATAATGAATAGAATCGCAATAGAGGATGTGGAAAGAATGAGCAAGATAAAGATCGTCACCGATTCCACGGTAGATCTCCCCCAGGATATCCTTGATAGGCTAGGAATCCATGTAATCCCTTTGTCAATATCCATTGAAAATGAAACGTTCGTCGATCGGATAGATATAACACCGAAGGCATTTATGGAAAAAATGAAAAGATCCAACGAACTGCCTAAAAGTTCTCAGCCTCCGATCGGTACTTTTGTAGATAAGTATAATGAATTAGGCGAAGATGGAAGCGAAGTCCTTTCCATCCATATGTCAGGGAACCTAAGCGGGACTGTACGTTCTGCTGAAAGCGCTGCACAAATGAGCGATGCCAATGTAACTGTGATCGATTCCAGGTTCATTACACGTGCACTAGGATATCAAGTAATGGTGGCAGCGGAAATGGCTTTGAAAGGAGCATCGATGGATCAAATCCTTTCAGGTCTTGATACAGTACGTTCATCTACCAATTTATATATCGTAGTAGACACTCTCGAGAATTTAGTGAAGGGCGGACGAATTGGAAAAGGAAGGGCTTTGATTGGGTCTTTGCTGAATATTAAGCCGATCGCTTCGCTGGAAAATGGAGAATATACGCCGGTCACAAAAGTAAGAAGTCATTCTCAAGCGGTCAAATATTTGGCAAAGCAGTTTGCGGAAGATATCAAAAACAGGACGGTAAAAAGCGCAGCAATCATGCACGCGGAAGGACTGGAATTGGCCTTGGCGTTAAAGAAAAAAATTAAAGAAACAACCGGATATGAGGAAATTGAAATCGATGATACAACACCGATCATCAGTACCCACACCGGGGCAGGAACGATCGGGTTGGTATATTACACAGAATAGGTGAAGCAAGGTATTGCCACCTGACTAAGACTGT
This window harbors:
- a CDS encoding SOS response-associated peptidase — protein: MCGRYTLTKSKETLIEQFLIDEFPEEFDRSFNVAPSQSVLALAGINNKRRAGYLKWGLIPHWVKEGKQWRPIINARAEKLEEKASFRGLVEKKRIILLADGFYEWGMHEGKKQPFRFIAKNQSLFAFAALWDKNGGQSTCTIITTGANEEVSSIHDRMPVIFLGEDQISKWLSEEPYENVKSLLKPLPDDEMTIYPVSSMVNSPKNNNESCIEKIALS
- a CDS encoding DUF2535 family protein, producing the protein MLLKSLEFKTTDGQKVKIIDIPVLEEDSPLKFKVNVRLELFMRKIISRDEPKKVYSLREHLKKTLKWTEYEQIYRASELKNNA
- a CDS encoding DegV family protein; translated protein: MSKIKIVTDSTVDLPQDILDRLGIHVIPLSISIENETFVDRIDITPKAFMEKMKRSNELPKSSQPPIGTFVDKYNELGEDGSEVLSIHMSGNLSGTVRSAESAAQMSDANVTVIDSRFITRALGYQVMVAAEMALKGASMDQILSGLDTVRSSTNLYIVVDTLENLVKGGRIGKGRALIGSLLNIKPIASLENGEYTPVTKVRSHSQAVKYLAKQFAEDIKNRTVKSAAIMHAEGLELALALKKKIKETTGYEEIEIDDTTPIISTHTGAGTIGLVYYTE